A part of Caretta caretta isolate rCarCar2 chromosome 1, rCarCar1.hap1, whole genome shotgun sequence genomic DNA contains:
- the C1H22orf23 gene encoding UPF0193 protein EVG1 — MSSQEGRRAAPAVPKGTGFWHSPGTTHYGQETKELMKVMMKESRLTNFQQRHLMNCMKRGVSLPTHCNPTSSKEPQLAQPASSPPKPCLSVTLLARPHLRPAEICRAGDAYTREKFKPRATRDLEREKQRLQNILATGKDTVEQKPQQKPVQTEEEEIPEPDRFEELVTEIQERKEFLAEMEALGQSKQYRGIILTQISQKLREMEIIDKKRSEDVREAMAKILPVGNKADPNS, encoded by the exons ATGTCTTCCCAGGAGGGAAGAAGAGCAGCGCCAGCTGTCCCAAAAGGAACTGGTTTCTGGCATTCTCCAGGGACAACTCATTATGGCCAAGAAACAAAAGAGCTGATGAAAG TGATGATGAAGGAATCCAGACTTACCAATTTCCAGCAACGCCACCTTATGAACTGCATGAAAC gaGGTGTTTCCCTGCCCACTCACTGCAACCCAACATCCAGCAAAGAACCACAGCTTGCACAGCCTGCATCCTCTCCACCAAAGCCTTGTCTTTCAGTCACTCTGTTGGCCAGACCTCATCTCCGACCTGCCGAGATCTGCCGGGCAGGTGATGCCTACACCCGAGAGAAATTCAAACCCCGGGCCACTC GCGACTTAGAGAGGGAGAAGCAAAGGCTCCAAAATATCCTAGCGACTGGAAAGGACACGGTGGAGCAGAAGCCACAGCAGAAGCCAGTGCAGACAGAGGAAGAGGAAATACCTGAACCTGACCGGTTTGAAGAAC TGGTGACTGAAATTCAGGAGAGGAAGGAATTCCTGGCAGAGATGGAggctctgggccagagcaagCAGTATCGAGGGATCATCCTCACTCAAATCTCACAG AAACTGCGGGAGATGGAGATCATCGATAAGAAGAGGAGTGAGGACGTGAGAGAGGCAATGGCAAAAATCCTCCCTGTAGGGAACAAAGCTGATCCCAATAGCTAG